The Benincasa hispida cultivar B227 chromosome 11, ASM972705v1, whole genome shotgun sequence genome has a segment encoding these proteins:
- the LOC120089776 gene encoding cyclic dof factor 3-like: MTSSTTEDVISAPHFKDLAIKLFGRTIPLPESQISAVPLQNPDACNNLKKAEQSVSSAEDSCPSDRSSVLVGDNEEHQASNMASNKEELELHLKEEQAEGNGTDQERVFKKPDKIIPCPRCNSLETKFCYFNNYNVNQPRHFCKNCQRYWTAGGTMRNVPIGAGRRRNKQLASQYRQIIVSSEGVATTRLETSDTTNHHQLLSGVESPPSLRPSTGNSTVLKFGPEAPLCESMETVLSLGDQKRSIEIGSAYCGDSPEEPSSCGSSMTTTSIRGNELPKTIVERPEAVRLSNSSSDITASNTVHCYPVPQLVFPLNQGGNGLISSAMAQSSDSIAVPTTINHPNPPVQWLPATMLAVPGFCTPSLPLQFVPASCWGCTPVWTATGAGNITVVPSDVCASQTSPTTIGSCPTTSSPTLGKHLRDANSLTEDEKSEKCIVVPKTLRVDNPSEASRSPIWTTFGIHPYPKETISKGSVFETSETTNADSKGHFRDASHILEAKTGSFYSLL, translated from the exons ATGACGAGTTCTACTACAGAGGATGTCATCTCCGCCCCACATTTCAAGGATCTTGCCATTAAACTCTTCGGCCGGACCATCCCTTTGCCGGAATCCCAGATTTCGGCCGTCCCTCTTCAAAATCCG GATGCTTGCAACAATTTGAAAAAAGCTGAGCAGTCTGTCTCGAGTGCAGAAGACTCTTGCCCGTCGGATAGGTCTTCGGTCTTGGTAGGGGATAATGAAGAACACCAAGCTTCAAACATGGCATCGAACAAGGAAGAATTGGAACTGCATTTGAAAGAGGAGCAGGCGGAAGGTAATGGCACGGATCAAGAAAGAGTTTTCAAGAAGCCAGACAAAATCATTCCTTGTCCTAGATGTAATAGTTTGGAAACAAAGTTCTGTTACTTCAACAACTACAATGTCAATCAACCTAGACATTTCTGCAAGAACTGCCAAAGATATTGGACTGCTGGTGGGACGATGAGAAACGTTCCTATTGGTGCAGGACGGCGAAGGAACAAGCAGTTGGCATCTCAATACCGACAGATAATAGTATCCTCTGAGGGAGTTGCGACAACTCGGTTGGAAACTTCAGATACAACGAATCACCATCAACTACTCTCAGGCGTCGAGTCTCCTCCATCTTTGAGGCCTTCCACTGGAAATAGTACTGTCCTAAAGTTCGGACCCGAAGCACCACTTTGCGAATCAATGGAGACCGTGCTCAGTCTTGGAGACCAGAAAAGATCCATTGAGATTGGCTCTGCATATTGTGGAGACAGTCCTGAAGAACCATCCTCATGCGGATCTTCCATGACAACTACTAGTATTCGTGGAAACGAATTGCCTAAAACCATTGTCGAGAGGCCAGAAGCAGTCAGATTGTCTAACTCTAGTAGTGATATCACTGCATCGAATACAGTTCATTGTTACCCCGTTCCACAATTGGTTTTTCCTTTGAATCAAGGCGGCAACGGGCTAATTTCATCAGCAATGGCACAGAGTTCAGATAGCATAGCTGTACCAACTACTATCAATCACCCCAATCCACCAGTTCAATGGCTCCCTGCAACAATGCTGGCAGTTCCAGGCTTTTGCACTCCAAGCCTTCCATTACAATTCGTGCCAGCTTCATGTTGGGGTTGTACGCCCGTATGGACCGCTACCGGTGCTGGGAATATAACCGTCGTTCCTTCTGATGTCTGTGCATCTCAAACATCCCCAACCACCATTGGTAGCTGCCCCACAACCTCGTCGCCTACACTCGGAAAGCATTTGAGAGATGCAAACAGCTTAACAGAGGACGAGAAGTCAGAGAAATGCATTGTCGTTCCAAAGACATTACGAGTTGATAACCCGAGCGAGGCTTCGAGAAGTCCTATATGGACCACATTTGGAATTCATCCATATCCAAAGGAAACCATTTCCAAAGGTAGTGTTTTTGAAACTTCAGAAACTACTAATGCAGATAGCAAAGGCCATTTTAGGGATGCTTCTCATATCTTGGAAGCAAAAACAGGAAGCTTTTACTCTCTTTTATAG